The following proteins are co-located in the Flammeovirga kamogawensis genome:
- a CDS encoding F0F1 ATP synthase subunit epsilon has translation MFVELLTPDKKYFEGEATAVKVPGINGEFEMLDRHANIISSLGQGTVRIANKADLTTFNIDGGTLEMLENKLVILAEAVLD, from the coding sequence ATGTTTGTTGAATTACTTACTCCTGATAAAAAATATTTCGAAGGTGAAGCGACAGCAGTAAAAGTCCCTGGTATTAACGGTGAATTTGAAATGCTTGATCGTCACGCAAACATTATCTCTAGCTTAGGCCAAGGTACTGTACGTATCGCTAATAAAGCTGATCTTACTACTTTCAATATTGATGGTGGAACTTTAGAGATGCTAGAAAATAAATTAGTGATTTTAGCTGAGGCTGTATTGGACTAG